A portion of the Oxynema aestuarii AP17 genome contains these proteins:
- a CDS encoding aldose epimerase family protein, producing MFAIAVEQQQYKTYILSDQATPSRLEVVPERGGIITRWQYCGHDLLYLDTGRFANPNLSVRGGIPILFPICGNLPNDTYTYRGREYQLKQHGFARDLPWRVSDRNTQEGVSITLILESNDLTRSLYPFDFELAFTYTLKGNILEIDQRYTNRSEETMPFATGLHPYFWTADKSQLQFKIPAVQFYDQTTHRKHPFTGTFDFDRPEIDAAFTKVTGLAATVRDRQRQLQVRMLYKASYSNLVFWTIEGKEFYCLEPWSSPRNALNTGQHLIRLAPGDKWETQVRLSVDFF from the coding sequence GTGTTTGCGATCGCAGTTGAACAACAACAGTACAAAACCTACATTCTCTCCGACCAAGCCACCCCGTCTCGGCTTGAAGTCGTTCCCGAACGCGGCGGGATAATTACGCGCTGGCAATATTGCGGTCACGACCTGCTCTATTTAGATACCGGACGTTTTGCCAATCCCAACCTCAGCGTTCGCGGCGGTATTCCCATTTTGTTTCCCATCTGCGGCAACCTTCCCAACGATACCTATACCTATCGCGGTCGAGAATACCAACTCAAACAACACGGCTTCGCCCGCGATTTGCCCTGGCGGGTGAGCGATCGCAACACCCAGGAAGGGGTCAGCATTACCCTGATTCTCGAAAGTAACGACTTGACCCGCAGCCTCTACCCGTTTGACTTCGAGTTGGCCTTTACCTACACTCTCAAAGGCAACATCCTCGAAATCGACCAACGCTATACCAATCGCTCCGAGGAAACAATGCCCTTCGCCACGGGCCTGCATCCTTATTTTTGGACGGCGGACAAAAGCCAGCTCCAATTTAAAATTCCGGCGGTTCAATTCTACGACCAAACCACCCATCGCAAACATCCGTTTACCGGAACGTTCGATTTCGATCGCCCGGAAATCGATGCGGCGTTTACAAAAGTCACCGGACTGGCGGCGACGGTACGCGATCGCCAGCGCCAACTGCAAGTCAGAATGTTGTACAAAGCCAGTTACTCGAATTTGGTGTTTTGGACGATCGAGGGCAAAGAGTTTTACTGTCTCGAACCGTGGAGTTCCCCCCGCAATGCCCTCAATACAGGTCAGCACCTCATCCGTCTGGCCCCGGGAGACAAGTGGGAGACCCAAGTTCGCTTGAGTGTCGATTTTTTTTGA
- a CDS encoding CapA family protein, translating into MIGYSTTAQPSMLNLAREGNFRAIAYLINSYLAPQGIYARVQPVNGGCLPIRLEFQTLPDRQDLYVQLRESLIKFICHHIWRLNSEAIDGVRIVATWANPLAREQPNILWNQSIRIVTPANQQRRLKYLKYLQAGVKKAAEWLNFKLLRVCLLAGGVAVASFAIGFALSYADLRHKALDHSSSSGDRAANESGRPMTVSAALETIPVTRHDAVLDPTDPTVTLMFGGDVTLSDGFEDLIGNDYAWGFDQMPEYRDADVAMVNLEGTLTKADTIRPKAFNFKSDPAMVEVLEHGGVDLVNLANNHAMDYNGPGLQETLETLAGAGIHAVGAGMNLTEARRPKIVEVKGQRIAYFGYYTGDFHAAVGETPGTNRGLKERIAEDLQAVRDEVEWIVVNFHWGVELANYPDVWQTQLARYTIDRGADAIVGHHPHVLQGAEIYKDRPIAYSLGNFIFGGNARSDYDTAVLKIALREGQMKVEFLPVEVQKYQPRVVTGERSDRILQQIEMLSGSFEQPMVSPMILEGRHGTTTAAASPVQESAAPKSEEEVAGEAPGDRTASLEENPPSEAGRAEGESFDVSPFTAASEAEELTAAGDRPSDREAAEASGRGSQAGLVVATALAVGALGVTTTAIRQKKIEPSAFAKTNGRS; encoded by the coding sequence ATGATCGGCTACAGCACCACAGCGCAACCGTCGATGCTCAATCTGGCGAGGGAGGGAAATTTTCGGGCGATCGCCTATTTAATCAACAGTTATTTAGCTCCTCAAGGCATTTACGCCCGGGTTCAGCCCGTCAATGGCGGCTGTCTGCCCATTCGCTTGGAATTTCAAACCCTCCCCGACCGCCAGGATCTGTACGTGCAACTGCGCGAAAGCCTGATTAAATTTATTTGCCATCACATCTGGCGGCTCAACTCCGAGGCGATCGACGGGGTTCGGATCGTGGCCACCTGGGCCAATCCCTTAGCCCGAGAACAGCCCAATATTTTATGGAATCAATCGATTCGGATCGTCACCCCCGCCAACCAGCAACGACGGCTTAAATATCTCAAATACTTGCAAGCCGGAGTGAAAAAAGCCGCCGAATGGTTGAATTTCAAGCTGTTGCGGGTCTGCTTGCTCGCCGGAGGGGTAGCGGTGGCGTCCTTCGCGATCGGGTTTGCCCTCAGTTACGCCGACCTCCGCCACAAAGCCTTAGACCACTCTTCCTCCTCCGGCGATCGAGCCGCGAACGAATCCGGGCGACCGATGACGGTAAGCGCCGCGTTAGAAACGATTCCGGTCACCCGACACGATGCGGTACTCGACCCGACCGATCCGACGGTGACCCTGATGTTTGGCGGCGACGTGACTCTCAGCGACGGGTTTGAAGATCTGATCGGGAACGATTATGCTTGGGGCTTCGACCAAATGCCGGAATACCGCGATGCGGATGTGGCGATGGTTAATTTAGAAGGAACGCTGACGAAAGCGGACACGATCCGCCCGAAAGCGTTCAATTTTAAAAGCGATCCGGCAATGGTGGAAGTACTCGAACACGGCGGCGTCGATCTGGTCAATTTGGCGAACAACCACGCGATGGACTACAACGGGCCGGGATTGCAAGAAACCCTAGAGACCTTGGCGGGGGCGGGCATTCACGCGGTCGGTGCGGGGATGAACCTGACCGAAGCCCGACGACCGAAGATCGTGGAAGTGAAGGGTCAGCGTATTGCTTATTTCGGCTACTATACGGGAGATTTTCACGCGGCAGTGGGGGAAACGCCGGGGACGAATCGGGGGTTGAAGGAACGGATTGCGGAAGATCTGCAGGCGGTTCGCGATGAGGTGGAATGGATTGTGGTGAATTTCCATTGGGGGGTGGAGTTGGCGAATTATCCGGATGTCTGGCAAACTCAGCTCGCCCGTTACACGATCGATCGAGGGGCCGACGCGATCGTCGGACACCATCCCCACGTGTTGCAAGGGGCGGAGATTTACAAGGATCGTCCGATCGCCTATTCGTTAGGGAATTTTATTTTTGGGGGCAATGCGCGCAGCGATTACGATACGGCAGTATTGAAGATTGCCCTGCGCGAGGGTCAAATGAAGGTGGAATTTCTGCCCGTGGAGGTTCAGAAGTACCAACCGCGCGTCGTCACCGGGGAACGCAGCGATCGCATTCTCCAACAGATCGAAATGCTCTCCGGGAGTTTCGAGCAACCGATGGTTTCGCCGATGATTCTCGAAGGGCGCCACGGCACTACGACGGCGGCGGCGAGTCCGGTGCAGGAGTCGGCAGCACCGAAGTCAGAAGAGGAGGTCGCGGGCGAAGCCCCGGGCGATCGCACAGCGTCTTTGGAGGAAAATCCCCCGTCGGAAGCCGGACGAGCCGAGGGGGAAAGCTTCGACGTGTCGCCGTTTACGGCGGCAAGCGAGGCTGAGGAACTGACGGCGGCGGGCGATCGCCCCTCCGACCGGGAAGCCGCAGAAGCCTCCGGGCGCGGCTCTCAAGCCGGGTTGGTCGTCGCTACGGCTTTGGCGGTGGGCGCCCTCGGCGTGACCACCACTGCGATTCGGCAGAAAAAAATCGAACCGTCTGCTTTCGCGAAAACCAACGGCAGAAGTTAG
- a CDS encoding alpha/beta hydrolase: protein MKSLAWLASSWKWPIAIALMGAIAYGGICLYLFARQNRFIFFPTRAIHTSPADYGVAYEDIWLDIPDNRKGERIHGWWLPHPEGERPTGVLLYLHGNGSNVGANLEAALRFREFGFSVLLVDYRGYGRSQGDFPTETSVYRDAERAWDYLTRERGIQPGEIFIYGHSLGGAVAIDLAARNPNAAGAIVEASFTSMRDMVDYQYPFFQVFPVDFLLTHEFDSLSKVRTLNMPILFVHGARDAVVPASMSARLYDAAPEPKRLLMIPEADHHNIGAIARERYFKAMEDLVAITNPLEAKNP, encoded by the coding sequence ATGAAGAGTTTGGCTTGGCTGGCGAGTAGTTGGAAGTGGCCGATCGCGATCGCGCTGATGGGGGCGATCGCCTACGGTGGGATCTGTCTGTATTTGTTCGCCCGACAGAATCGCTTTATTTTCTTTCCGACGAGGGCAATCCATACCTCTCCCGCCGATTACGGTGTCGCTTACGAAGATATTTGGCTCGACATTCCGGATAACAGGAAAGGCGAACGGATTCACGGTTGGTGGCTGCCCCATCCCGAGGGAGAACGCCCGACGGGAGTGTTGCTGTATTTACACGGCAATGGGAGTAATGTCGGCGCCAATTTAGAAGCGGCTTTGCGCTTTCGTGAATTTGGGTTTTCGGTGTTGTTGGTGGACTATCGCGGTTACGGGCGATCGCAGGGGGATTTCCCCACGGAAACCAGCGTTTACCGCGACGCCGAACGGGCGTGGGATTACTTGACCCGGGAACGGGGGATCCAACCGGGAGAGATCTTTATTTACGGACATTCCCTCGGTGGGGCCGTGGCGATCGATTTAGCGGCCCGAAACCCCAATGCTGCCGGGGCGATCGTCGAAGCCAGCTTTACCTCGATGCGGGATATGGTCGATTATCAATATCCTTTCTTTCAAGTGTTCCCCGTCGATTTCCTACTCACCCACGAATTCGACTCCCTGAGCAAAGTTCGCACCCTGAACATGCCGATTTTGTTCGTTCACGGCGCCCGAGATGCGGTCGTCCCCGCCTCGATGAGTGCGCGACTGTACGATGCTGCCCCCGAACCCAAACGGCTGTTAATGATTCCCGAAGCCGATCACCACAACATCGGCGCGATCGCCCGAGAACGCTATTTTAAGGCGATGGAAGACTTAGTCGCCATCACGAATCCGTTAGAAGCCAAAAATCCCTAG
- the fba gene encoding class II fructose-bisphosphate aldolase (catalyzes the reversible aldol condensation of dihydroxyacetonephosphate and glyceraldehyde 3-phosphate in the Calvin cycle, glycolysis, and/or gluconeogenesis): MALVPMRLLLDHAAENGYGIPAYNVNNMEQILAIMRAADETNSPVILQASRGARSYAGEHFLRHLVQAAVESYPHLPIALHQDHGNAPSTCYSAIRHGFTSVMMDGSLEADAKTPASFDYNVAVTAEVVKVAHAVGASVEGELGCLGSLETGKGDKEDGHGFEGTLSKEQLLTDPDEAVQFVEATQVDALAVAIGTSHGAYKFTRKPTGEILAISRIEEIHNRLPNTHLVMHGSSSVPQDLLEMINQYGGSIPETYGVPIEEIQKGIKSGVRKVNIDTDNRLAITAAIREAAAKDPSNFDPRHFMKPSMKYMQKVCAERYEAFGCSGNGTKVKQVGLDEFAAKYAKGELTAVTKETAAAK; encoded by the coding sequence ATGGCTCTCGTTCCAATGCGGCTTCTGCTCGATCACGCAGCAGAAAATGGTTATGGCATCCCCGCTTATAACGTCAACAACATGGAGCAGATCCTCGCGATCATGCGCGCGGCTGACGAAACCAACAGCCCCGTGATCCTGCAAGCGTCTCGCGGCGCTCGCTCCTACGCTGGCGAACACTTCCTGCGTCACTTGGTGCAAGCCGCAGTGGAAAGCTATCCCCACCTGCCGATCGCCTTACACCAAGACCACGGTAACGCTCCCTCCACCTGCTATTCCGCCATCCGTCACGGCTTCACCAGCGTGATGATGGACGGTTCTCTCGAAGCCGACGCCAAAACTCCCGCCAGCTTCGATTACAACGTTGCGGTGACCGCCGAAGTCGTTAAAGTCGCCCATGCCGTCGGCGCCAGTGTTGAAGGCGAACTCGGTTGCTTGGGTTCTCTCGAAACCGGAAAAGGTGATAAAGAAGACGGTCACGGGTTTGAAGGAACCCTCAGCAAAGAGCAGTTGTTAACCGACCCCGACGAAGCCGTTCAATTCGTAGAAGCGACTCAAGTCGATGCGCTCGCCGTCGCGATCGGAACCAGCCACGGCGCTTACAAATTCACCCGCAAACCGACGGGCGAAATCCTCGCCATCAGCCGGATCGAAGAAATTCACAACCGCCTGCCCAACACCCACTTGGTCATGCACGGTTCTTCCTCCGTGCCCCAAGATCTGCTCGAAATGATCAACCAGTACGGCGGTAGTATTCCCGAGACCTACGGCGTACCGATCGAAGAAATCCAAAAAGGCATCAAGAGCGGCGTTCGCAAAGTCAATATCGACACCGACAACCGCTTGGCGATCACGGCGGCGATTCGCGAAGCGGCGGCTAAAGATCCGTCGAACTTCGACCCCCGCCACTTCATGAAACCGTCGATGAAGTACATGCAAAAAGTGTGCGCCGAGCGTTACGAAGCCTTTGGCTGCTCGGGTAACGGCACCAAAGTCAAGCAAGTTGGCTTGGATGAGTTTGCTGCCAAATATGCGAAAGGCGAATTGACTGCGGTGACCAAAGAAACTGCCGCCGCCAAATAA
- a CDS encoding cistern family PEP-CTERM protein, whose amino-acid sequence MFRPLKQVALAFSALGCFSIYTASAAPAASAFTFFEDGSIGIDQSDQSKSFTVNFDGNWEGQDVAGLSSEAVFTFLGFSSVENDSKTITEARFEILLDNTSSDSLNSRSSALGFDVTDFLGESLDLLFASSSGNSSQGRRGGSSSETPSNLGVTRSSGLFSEATSGSFPNQFGAVDVCFTDGNKCQGAGNGGVYRDDEPETFEATLALSGEVESFVMSNFGIRYQSIDGEDGDRSFIGASGTGTGTVIPPSSDNPKKVPEPTMTFALLLLGGNLLRQSRKRQPELVGKSG is encoded by the coding sequence ATGTTCAGACCTCTAAAACAAGTCGCTCTAGCCTTTTCGGCACTTGGATGCTTTAGCATCTACACCGCAAGTGCCGCACCTGCCGCTTCTGCATTTACTTTTTTTGAAGACGGCAGCATCGGTATCGACCAGAGCGACCAATCAAAAAGCTTTACCGTCAATTTCGACGGAAATTGGGAAGGGCAGGATGTTGCGGGTCTGTCTTCGGAGGCTGTCTTTACGTTTCTCGGCTTTTCTAGCGTCGAGAACGACAGTAAGACAATTACGGAGGCCAGATTTGAAATTCTGCTCGACAATACCTCCAGTGACAGTCTTAATTCTCGCAGTTCCGCCTTGGGGTTTGACGTCACCGACTTTCTGGGAGAGTCTTTAGACTTGCTGTTTGCCAGCAGTTCCGGAAACTCTTCGCAAGGACGTAGAGGCGGGTCGAGTTCGGAAACTCCTTCTAATCTGGGGGTTACCCGATCGAGTGGGTTATTCAGTGAGGCTACAAGCGGATCGTTCCCCAATCAATTCGGTGCGGTTGACGTTTGTTTCACCGACGGGAATAAGTGTCAGGGGGCGGGAAATGGGGGCGTTTACCGGGATGACGAACCGGAGACTTTCGAGGCGACCCTCGCTTTGTCCGGTGAAGTCGAAAGTTTCGTGATGAGTAATTTCGGTATTCGCTATCAAAGTATTGATGGAGAAGATGGCGATCGCTCGTTCATCGGGGCGAGTGGAACCGGAACGGGAACGGTGATTCCACCCAGTTCGGACAATCCGAAAAAGGTTCCCGAACCGACAATGACCTTCGCTTTACTCTTATTAGGAGGCAATCTTCTGCGACAAAGTAGAAAAAGACAACCCGAACTTGTGGGGAAGAGTGGCTAG
- a CDS encoding TlyA family RNA methyltransferase gives MAKQRLDTLLVELNLCSSRQLAQRSIRAGEVMVDRQIVDKPGTPIAAGAKIEVKARARFVSRGGEKLAKALEYFAIDVGDRVCLDGGISTGGFTDCLLQAGAKCVYGIDVGYGQLDWGLRTDPRVVVKERTNLRYLTPADLYTDGAERADFGVADLNHISLTKVLSALWDLLVAPRELVLLVKPQFEVGRSRVGKKGVVRDPDAQADAICQVAEAAREWGWRDRGLTWSPITGAAGNIEYLLWLSTEGDAPARDRAAVGELTAQAHRELQ, from the coding sequence GTGGCCAAACAAAGACTCGATACATTATTAGTCGAACTCAACTTATGTTCGTCGCGGCAATTGGCCCAGCGATCGATCCGGGCGGGAGAAGTGATGGTCGATCGCCAAATCGTAGACAAACCGGGGACGCCGATCGCCGCCGGAGCCAAAATCGAAGTCAAAGCCCGAGCGCGTTTCGTCTCGCGGGGGGGCGAAAAACTCGCCAAAGCCTTAGAATACTTTGCGATCGACGTCGGCGATCGCGTCTGTCTCGACGGGGGCATCTCCACGGGAGGGTTTACCGACTGCCTGCTGCAAGCGGGGGCGAAGTGCGTCTACGGGATCGACGTTGGTTACGGACAACTCGACTGGGGGCTGAGAACCGATCCTCGGGTCGTCGTCAAAGAACGAACCAACCTGCGCTACCTGACCCCCGCCGATCTCTACACAGACGGCGCCGAGCGCGCCGATTTTGGGGTAGCCGACCTCAACCACATCTCCTTAACCAAAGTCCTCAGCGCGCTGTGGGATTTGCTCGTAGCGCCCCGGGAGCTAGTTTTACTCGTCAAACCGCAGTTTGAAGTGGGGCGATCGCGCGTCGGAAAAAAAGGAGTCGTGCGCGATCCCGACGCCCAAGCCGACGCCATCTGTCAAGTCGCCGAAGCCGCGCGGGAATGGGGATGGCGCGATCGCGGACTCACCTGGTCGCCGATTACGGGAGCGGCGGGCAATATCGAATACTTGCTGTGGCTCAGTACCGAGGGGGACGCCCCCGCCCGCGATCGCGCCGCCGTCGGCGAGCTCACCGCCCAAGCCCACCGAGAACTGCAATAA
- the gatA gene encoding Asp-tRNA(Asn)/Glu-tRNA(Gln) amidotransferase subunit GatA yields MASIREIHKQLIKKERSAVEITKETLERIEALEPKLHSFLTITADGALAQARQVDAKIAAGEDIGLLEGIPIAVKDNLCTEGIRTTCGSKILENYIPPYESTVTQKLRDAGAVVVGKTNLDEFAMGSSTENSAFGLTANPWDLDRVPGGSSGGSAAAVAAEECTVALGSDTGGSIRQPASFCGVVGMKPTYGLVSRYGLVAYASSLDQIGPFGRTVEDAATLLQHIAGYDRKDATSLNVSIPDYLKSVKPNLKPKGQRRIGIIKETFGEGLDPQVERAVTASMELLQELGAEIQVVSCPRFRYGLPTYYILAPSEASANLARYDGVKYGFRAENAENLGEMYAKTRAQGFGAEVKRRIAIGTYALSAGYYDAYYLKAQKVRTLIKEDFDRAFAQVDVLVCPTAPTTAIKAGEKTDDPLSMYLLDLMTIPVNLAGLPAISLPCGFDDKGLPIGMQLIGNVLREDLLFEVAYAYEQATEWHLRKPTQV; encoded by the coding sequence ATGGCATCCATCCGGGAGATACACAAACAACTTATTAAAAAAGAGCGTTCCGCCGTCGAAATTACCAAAGAAACCCTCGAACGGATCGAAGCTTTAGAACCCAAACTGCACAGTTTCCTCACCATCACCGCCGATGGAGCCTTGGCACAAGCTCGCCAGGTGGATGCCAAAATTGCTGCCGGAGAAGACATCGGACTGCTCGAAGGCATTCCGATCGCCGTCAAAGACAACCTCTGCACCGAAGGCATTCGCACCACTTGCGGCTCTAAAATCCTCGAAAACTACATTCCCCCTTACGAATCCACCGTCACCCAAAAACTGCGCGACGCCGGGGCCGTGGTCGTCGGCAAAACCAACCTCGACGAATTCGCGATGGGCAGTTCCACCGAAAACTCGGCCTTCGGACTGACCGCCAACCCTTGGGACCTCGATCGCGTGCCCGGAGGCTCCTCCGGAGGCTCCGCCGCCGCCGTCGCCGCCGAAGAATGCACCGTCGCCCTCGGTTCCGATACCGGGGGTTCCATTCGCCAACCCGCCTCCTTCTGTGGCGTCGTCGGGATGAAACCGACCTACGGACTCGTCTCCCGTTACGGCTTAGTCGCCTACGCCTCTTCCCTCGACCAAATCGGGCCGTTCGGTCGCACCGTCGAAGATGCGGCCACCTTACTCCAACATATCGCCGGATACGATCGCAAAGACGCCACCAGCTTAAATGTCTCGATTCCGGACTATCTCAAATCGGTCAAACCGAACTTAAAACCGAAAGGACAACGGCGGATCGGGATTATCAAAGAAACCTTTGGCGAAGGCTTAGATCCCCAAGTCGAACGGGCCGTGACCGCTTCGATGGAATTGCTGCAAGAATTGGGCGCCGAAATTCAAGTGGTTTCGTGTCCCCGTTTCCGCTACGGCTTGCCGACTTACTACATCCTGGCCCCGTCGGAAGCGTCGGCGAACTTGGCCAGATACGATGGGGTTAAATACGGATTTCGGGCGGAAAATGCCGAAAATCTCGGCGAGATGTACGCCAAAACCCGCGCCCAAGGCTTTGGGGCAGAGGTCAAACGCCGGATCGCGATCGGCACCTACGCCCTGTCTGCGGGTTATTACGACGCTTACTATCTCAAAGCGCAGAAAGTCCGCACCTTAATTAAAGAAGACTTCGATCGCGCCTTCGCGCAAGTGGACGTGTTGGTTTGTCCGACAGCCCCGACCACGGCAATTAAAGCGGGAGAAAAGACCGACGATCCTTTGAGCATGTACCTGTTAGACTTGATGACAATTCCGGTGAACCTGGCGGGACTGCCCGCGATTAGCTTGCCCTGCGGCTTCGACGATAAGGGTTTGCCGATCGGAATGCAGTTGATCGGTAATGTCTTGCGCGAAGATTTGTTGTTTGAAGTGGCGTATGCTTACGAACAAGCAACCGAGTGGCACTTACGCAAACCGACTCAAGTTTGA